A window of the Rhodoferax sp. GW822-FHT02A01 genome harbors these coding sequences:
- a CDS encoding sarcosine oxidase subunit gamma family protein, with product MVESSPSPATLRSPFTGHAAGKRPNTLGQTGVQLTASTLPSVTLISTWITGVDALQQALTQVFGSHIPEQTGKTAQTELGLLMRTGPEEFLLIGDDYTDRTALLRTSIAADVGSVTDLSQARCRIRIEGAQCRTTLNKLFALDLRETAFPVGDVAMTGTHHVPCTLHRVTSDVFDIYVFSTYAYDQLGTVLDAALEYGVALQFS from the coding sequence GTGGTTGAGTCATCCCCATCTCCAGCAACCCTGCGCAGCCCGTTTACCGGCCATGCCGCTGGCAAGCGGCCCAATACCTTAGGCCAGACCGGTGTGCAGCTGACCGCCAGCACCTTGCCCAGCGTGACCCTGATCAGCACCTGGATCACTGGTGTGGACGCCCTGCAGCAGGCATTGACGCAAGTCTTCGGCAGCCATATCCCCGAGCAGACCGGCAAGACCGCGCAAACCGAACTGGGCTTGTTGATGCGCACCGGCCCGGAAGAATTCCTGCTCATCGGTGACGATTACACCGATCGAACCGCCCTGCTGCGCACGTCCATTGCGGCGGATGTGGGCTCGGTCACCGACCTGAGCCAGGCGCGCTGCCGCATCCGCATCGAAGGTGCCCAGTGCCGCACCACCTTGAACAAACTCTTTGCGCTGGACCTGCGCGAGACCGCGTTCCCGGTCGGCGACGTGGCAATGACTGGCACCCACCACGTGCCCTGCACCTTGCATCGAGTGACCTCTGACGTTTTCGACATCTATGTGTTCAGCACCTATGCCTACGACCAGTTGGGTACGGTTTTGGACGCTGCCTTGGAATATGGAGTAGCCTTGCAGTTCTCATAA
- a CDS encoding GMC family oxidoreductase N-terminal domain-containing protein, whose amino-acid sequence MNQFDYIVVGAGSAGCVLANRLTASGKDQVLLLEAGGSDRSPLIQVPLGYGLTFADPKYNWGYTTEPDPALHGRACYWPRGKVLGGSSSLNAMVYIRGQQTDYDDWAAAGNTGWSWKDVLPYFKKSEDHVWGASEHHGATGEMRVSDFADQVHPLCERFLQAGKALGFERTDDFNGRLKEGFGLWQMTIRNGVRESTSNAFLRPALKRSNLILQTHAHVTRVLTEGKKAVGVECLIDGVTKTFMVRKEVILSGGAINSPQLLQLSGIGDSAHLQRVGVPLVHHLPRVGQGLQDHLCVSYFFKSKVPTLNNSLRPWYGKLWAGVRYLFTRKGPLGMSVNQAGAFVRSRPGLERPNLHLYFNPISYSAATIVPGRFKITNPDPFPAFLISFNTCVPTSRGSVTIQSANPLDKPKIETNFLSTEHDLRDIVEGSRMVRAIANSRPLVDVMQSEHLPGIAVQSDEDILKDFRTRGGSVYHASCTCAMGVDPATSVVDARLRVHGMTGLRVIDASVFPSVTSGNTNAPVIMVAEKGADMVLQDWA is encoded by the coding sequence ATGAACCAATTCGACTACATCGTCGTGGGCGCGGGCTCGGCTGGCTGCGTACTGGCCAACCGCCTAACGGCCAGCGGCAAAGACCAGGTCCTGTTACTCGAGGCCGGTGGCTCTGACCGCAGCCCGCTGATCCAGGTGCCCCTGGGTTACGGCCTGACCTTTGCCGACCCCAAGTACAACTGGGGCTACACCACCGAACCCGACCCCGCACTCCATGGCCGCGCCTGCTACTGGCCCCGCGGCAAGGTGCTGGGCGGCAGCAGTTCGCTCAATGCCATGGTCTATATCCGCGGGCAGCAAACCGACTACGACGACTGGGCTGCAGCGGGCAATACCGGCTGGAGCTGGAAGGATGTACTGCCCTACTTCAAGAAGTCCGAAGACCATGTGTGGGGCGCGTCCGAACACCACGGCGCAACCGGTGAAATGCGGGTCAGCGACTTTGCCGACCAGGTGCACCCGCTGTGCGAACGTTTTCTGCAGGCTGGCAAGGCGCTCGGTTTTGAGCGCACCGACGACTTCAACGGCCGCCTGAAGGAAGGCTTCGGCCTGTGGCAGATGACGATACGCAACGGCGTACGCGAGTCCACCTCCAACGCCTTCCTGCGCCCGGCGCTCAAGCGCAGCAATCTCATACTGCAGACCCATGCCCACGTCACGCGGGTGCTGACCGAAGGCAAGAAGGCCGTGGGTGTGGAGTGCCTGATCGACGGTGTGACGAAGACCTTCATGGTGCGCAAGGAAGTCATCCTCAGCGGCGGCGCCATCAACTCGCCGCAACTGCTGCAACTCTCGGGCATAGGCGACAGCGCCCATTTGCAACGCGTTGGCGTGCCGCTGGTGCACCACCTGCCACGCGTGGGCCAAGGCCTGCAGGACCACCTGTGCGTGTCCTACTTCTTCAAGTCCAAGGTCCCCACACTCAACAACAGCCTGCGCCCTTGGTACGGCAAGCTGTGGGCCGGGGTGCGCTACCTGTTCACCCGCAAGGGTCCCCTGGGCATGAGCGTGAACCAGGCCGGCGCCTTCGTGCGCAGCCGCCCCGGGCTGGAACGGCCCAACCTGCACCTGTACTTCAACCCCATCAGCTACAGCGCAGCCACCATCGTCCCCGGGCGCTTCAAGATCACCAACCCCGATCCGTTCCCGGCCTTTCTGATTTCCTTCAACACCTGCGTACCCACCAGCCGCGGCAGCGTCACCATCCAGAGCGCCAACCCGCTGGACAAGCCCAAGATCGAAACCAACTTCCTCAGCACCGAGCACGACCTGCGCGACATCGTGGAAGGATCGCGCATGGTGCGCGCCATTGCCAACAGCCGGCCCCTGGTCGACGTGATGCAAAGCGAACACCTGCCCGGCATTGCGGTGCAGAGTGATGAAGACATCCTCAAGGATTTCCGCACGCGGGGCGGCTCTGTCTACCACGCATCGTGCACCTGCGCGATGGGCGTGGACCCGGCTACCTCGGTGGTGGACGCGCGGCTGCGCGTGCATGGCATGACCGGTTTGCGGGTGATTGATGCTTCGGTGTTTCCTTCTGTCACCTCGGGCAATACGAATGCGCCGGTGATCATGGTGGCGGAAAAAGGGGCGGATATGGTGTTGCAGGATTGGGCTTAA
- a CDS encoding NAD(P)-dependent oxidoreductase: MSKQKIGFIGLGSLGEGLCNSLVKAGYPVKVNDLNKDLAKRLLEGGAQWASTTAEVCKDADVVITVLPSPAVSRKVVEGPGGVFENLKPGGVWIEMSTTDMEDLLRLAEVGKSKGINVLECPVTGGVHLANSGEITVLVGGEEATFKRVEDILGTMGGEIIYMGKMGNASVVKVVTNMLAFIHLIAAGEAMMLPAKYGVDPDATYRAIRASSGNSFVHETESKLVLSGSYNVKFTMDLACKDLGLVNGIAEKLGVPLELGSMAQQIFRRARGLMGGNAQSPEVVRMIEKACDLELRAPGYPTELVAE; the protein is encoded by the coding sequence ATGAGCAAACAAAAAATCGGATTCATCGGCCTAGGCAGCCTGGGCGAAGGCCTCTGCAACAGCCTGGTCAAAGCAGGCTACCCCGTCAAAGTCAATGACCTCAACAAGGACCTGGCCAAGCGCCTGCTGGAAGGCGGCGCACAGTGGGCCAGCACCACGGCAGAAGTCTGCAAAGACGCCGACGTAGTCATCACCGTACTGCCCTCACCTGCCGTCTCGCGAAAGGTCGTCGAAGGCCCGGGCGGCGTGTTCGAGAACCTCAAACCCGGCGGCGTGTGGATCGAGATGAGCACCACCGACATGGAAGACCTGCTGCGCCTGGCAGAGGTGGGCAAGAGCAAAGGCATCAACGTGCTGGAGTGCCCCGTCACCGGTGGCGTGCACCTGGCCAACTCGGGCGAAATCACCGTGCTGGTCGGCGGCGAGGAAGCCACTTTCAAGCGCGTGGAAGACATTCTGGGCACCATGGGCGGCGAGATCATCTACATGGGCAAGATGGGCAATGCCTCGGTGGTGAAAGTGGTGACCAATATGCTGGCCTTCATCCACCTGATTGCTGCTGGCGAAGCCATGATGCTGCCGGCCAAGTACGGCGTGGACCCGGATGCCACTTACCGCGCCATCCGCGCCAGCTCGGGCAACAGCTTTGTGCACGAGACCGAATCCAAGCTGGTGCTCTCGGGCAGCTACAACGTCAAGTTCACCATGGACCTGGCCTGCAAGGACTTAGGGCTGGTCAACGGCATTGCCGAAAAGCTGGGCGTGCCGCTGGAACTGGGCAGCATGGCCCAGCAGATCTTTCGCCGCGCCCGTGGCCTGATGGGCGGCAACGCCCAGTCGCCCGAGGTGGTGCGCATGATCGAGAAGGCCTGCGACCTGGAGCTGCGTGCGCCAGGCTACCCCACCGAACTGGTGGCCGAGTAA
- a CDS encoding sarcosine oxidase subunit alpha family protein, producing the protein MSNPATSAGAFRTAQGGRVDRNKPVQFSLDGQTFTGLAGDTVAATLLAHGKHLVARSFKYHRPRGILAAGVEEPNALLTVGNGATTEPNIAATVIESHNGLVTRTQNAWPSVDFDLMAINNTLSSIFVAGFYYKTFMPSLKGWMFFEHFIRKAAGLGKATELPDPDRYDWHHGFPDVLVIGSGPAGLSAALGAARAGLDVTLVEQDFAFGGSLLNNAVDSADAQWLKKTLAELQSSGRVTLLNRASAFGVFDGNTVGVLERSAPGVADAAHGVPRQRLHILRSKSVIMACGALERPLLFAGNDRPGVMLSSAVGTYVNRYGVLAGKQALFSTNNDAAYADAIALAKAGAKVCLADLRKQANQALFKTAEAAGVEVLLGTAVVGARGAARVNQCELASYDIASGTVGGHQGQRSVDLLAMSGGWTPSVHLSSHRGVKPVYRPELSMFLPGGFERAQFGAGSMVGTQTLTAAIQSGWEAAKEAVQVCGASILGDAPQAPDSRDAYMAFTGIGPIVVAKPVDKTFVDFQSDVATSDVDLAHQEGYQSVEHLKRYTTQGMGTDQGKTSNLNALSIMAAKRGMEVAQVGTTTFRPPYTPATIGALAGRGVRSHLAPVRRTAMHDWHLENGGQMMEAGYWMRPLWYNTHGANLSAAYKAEMDIVREQVGMADVSTLGKIDVQGPDAAEFLNRVYVNGFAKLGVGKARYGFMLREDGIVMDDGTTSRISETEFFMTTTTAQAARVMSHLEFLLQVVWPDLRVTVASVSDQWAAMSVAGPKVRDVMRAAFPGLDFSNEAFPFMGVLDATLEGALAGVKVRIIRLTFSGEMAYEVYTPTHHGRAIWDHLMQAGKPWNLGSYGLEALGSLRIEKGHVVGSEMDGRTTLDDMGAGKMASQLKPFWGDALRRSENLTRKDRAALVGLEALDANEPPNNGAILFFADDEIKGHGRGHITSTTYSKHVGKPIALGLLQGGTSHVGQIVVAASPVHGRQYKLKVVEPCFLDPEGNRYRG; encoded by the coding sequence ATGAGCAACCCGGCAACATCCGCTGGCGCATTCCGCACCGCACAGGGCGGTCGCGTGGACCGCAACAAGCCGGTGCAGTTCAGCCTGGACGGCCAGACATTCACCGGCCTGGCCGGTGACACCGTGGCCGCCACCCTGCTGGCCCATGGCAAACACCTGGTGGCGCGCAGCTTCAAGTACCATCGCCCGCGCGGCATCCTGGCCGCAGGCGTGGAAGAACCCAATGCCCTGCTGACTGTGGGCAATGGTGCGACGACCGAGCCCAACATCGCTGCCACCGTGATCGAGTCGCACAACGGCCTGGTGACCCGCACCCAAAACGCCTGGCCCTCGGTCGACTTCGACCTGATGGCCATCAACAACACGCTCTCCAGCATCTTCGTGGCGGGTTTCTATTACAAGACCTTCATGCCCTCGCTCAAGGGCTGGATGTTCTTCGAACACTTCATCCGCAAGGCCGCCGGTCTGGGCAAGGCCACCGAGCTGCCAGACCCGGACCGCTACGACTGGCACCACGGATTCCCCGATGTGCTGGTGATCGGTTCCGGCCCGGCGGGCTTGTCTGCTGCATTGGGTGCAGCCCGTGCAGGTCTGGACGTCACCCTGGTGGAGCAGGACTTTGCCTTTGGCGGCTCCCTGCTCAACAACGCCGTGGACAGCGCAGATGCCCAGTGGCTGAAAAAGACACTGGCCGAGCTGCAATCCTCGGGCCGTGTGACGCTGCTCAACCGCGCCAGCGCCTTTGGTGTTTTTGACGGCAACACGGTAGGTGTGCTGGAGCGCAGCGCACCGGGCGTTGCCGATGCGGCCCATGGTGTGCCACGCCAACGGCTGCACATTCTGCGCAGCAAGAGCGTGATCATGGCCTGCGGCGCGCTGGAGCGTCCCCTGCTGTTTGCGGGCAATGACCGCCCCGGCGTGATGCTCAGCAGCGCCGTCGGTACCTACGTCAACCGCTACGGCGTGCTGGCTGGCAAGCAGGCGCTTTTCAGCACCAACAACGACGCAGCCTACGCCGATGCCATTGCCCTGGCCAAGGCGGGTGCCAAGGTCTGCCTGGCCGATCTGCGCAAGCAGGCCAACCAGGCCCTGTTCAAGACCGCCGAAGCGGCCGGTGTGGAAGTGCTGCTGGGCACTGCCGTGGTGGGCGCAAGGGGTGCTGCCCGCGTGAACCAGTGCGAATTGGCCTCGTACGACATTGCGTCCGGGACCGTAGGCGGACACCAGGGACAACGCAGCGTGGACCTGCTGGCCATGTCTGGAGGCTGGACACCCAGCGTGCACCTCAGTTCGCACCGCGGTGTGAAGCCCGTGTACAGGCCCGAGCTCAGCATGTTCCTGCCCGGAGGCTTCGAGCGTGCCCAGTTTGGCGCGGGCAGCATGGTGGGAACCCAGACCCTGACCGCCGCCATCCAGAGCGGCTGGGAAGCCGCAAAAGAGGCGGTGCAGGTGTGCGGCGCCAGCATCCTGGGTGATGCACCGCAAGCCCCCGATTCGCGTGACGCCTACATGGCCTTTACCGGCATAGGCCCCATCGTGGTGGCCAAGCCGGTGGACAAGACCTTTGTCGACTTCCAGAGCGACGTGGCCACCAGTGACGTGGATCTGGCGCACCAGGAAGGCTACCAGTCGGTGGAACATCTCAAGCGCTACACCACGCAGGGTATGGGCACCGACCAGGGCAAGACCTCCAACCTCAATGCGCTGTCCATCATGGCCGCCAAGCGCGGCATGGAAGTGGCACAGGTCGGCACCACCACCTTCCGCCCGCCCTACACGCCCGCCACCATCGGTGCGCTGGCCGGGCGCGGCGTGCGCTCGCACCTGGCACCGGTGCGCCGCACCGCCATGCACGACTGGCATCTGGAAAACGGCGGCCAGATGATGGAGGCCGGTTACTGGATGCGCCCGCTCTGGTACAACACCCACGGCGCAAATCTCTCTGCCGCCTACAAGGCGGAGATGGACATCGTGCGCGAGCAAGTCGGCATGGCCGACGTGTCCACCCTGGGCAAGATCGACGTGCAGGGCCCTGACGCGGCCGAGTTCCTCAACCGCGTCTACGTCAACGGCTTTGCCAAGCTGGGCGTGGGCAAGGCGCGCTACGGCTTCATGCTGCGCGAGGATGGCATCGTGATGGATGACGGCACCACCAGCCGCATCAGCGAGACCGAATTCTTCATGACCACCACCACCGCCCAGGCCGCTCGGGTGATGAGCCATCTGGAATTCCTGCTGCAGGTGGTGTGGCCGGATCTGCGGGTCACCGTGGCTTCGGTGTCCGACCAATGGGCCGCCATGAGTGTGGCCGGTCCCAAGGTGCGTGACGTGATGCGCGCGGCTTTCCCCGGCCTGGACTTCAGCAACGAAGCATTCCCCTTCATGGGCGTGCTGGACGCCACGCTCGAAGGCGCCCTGGCAGGTGTGAAGGTGCGCATCATCCGCCTGACCTTCTCGGGCGAAATGGCCTACGAGGTCTACACCCCCACACACCATGGCCGCGCCATCTGGGACCATCTGATGCAGGCCGGCAAACCCTGGAACCTGGGCAGCTACGGCCTGGAAGCACTGGGCTCCCTGCGCATCGAGAAAGGCCATGTGGTCGGCTCCGAGATGGATGGCCGCACCACCCTGGACGACATGGGCGCCGGCAAGATGGCCAGCCAGCTCAAACCCTTCTGGGGCGATGCACTGCGCCGCAGCGAGAACCTGACGCGCAAGGACCGCGCGGCACTGGTCGGCTTGGAGGCCCTGGACGCCAATGAGCCGCCCAACAACGGCGCCATCCTCTTCTTTGCCGACGACGAAATCAAGGGCCATGGACGCGGCCACATCACCAGCACCACCTACAGCAAGCACGTGGGCAAGCCCATTGCGCTGGGCCTGCTGCAAGGTGGCACCAGCCACGTCGGACAGATCGTGGTGGCGGCATCGCCCGTACATGGCAGACAATACAAGCTCAAGGTGGTGGAACCCTGCTTCCTTGACCCCGAAGGGAACCGTTACCGTGGTTGA
- a CDS encoding aldehyde dehydrogenase family protein, which translates to MTHCNFYIDGQWVEPQEPGTPHPIINPATEESVGTVSMGGKADADRAVMAARRAFDAYSQTTLQYRTEMLQKLQAVFERRYTEMAQAISTEMGAPWSLAYDSQAECGPGHIKATLEAAKDFPFEVKSGQGDLSLEPIGVCVLITPWNWPMNQVVAKLAPALLAGCTVVLKPSEFAPLSAKLVAEYVHEVGYPAGVFNMVYGDGPVVGAALSAHPEVDMVSFTGSTGAGVAVAKAAADTVKRVVQELGGKSPNIIFADSDVDASVARGVKRCFNNTGQSCNAPTRMLVEKSVYQQAVAAAVKAGAQVQVIQPTEKGSGVGPLAMKRQFETVNRFIDIGMHCGARLVLGGPGRPEGFDKGYFVKPTIFADVTNDMPIARQEIFGPVLCMIPFEDEEDAIRIANDTPYGLAAYLSTNDKARARRVAKRLRAGNVSVNASGNEYCNPFGGYKQSGNGREWGRFGLHEFMEYKIVNGL; encoded by the coding sequence TTGACACACTGCAACTTCTACATTGACGGCCAATGGGTAGAGCCCCAAGAGCCCGGCACACCCCACCCCATCATCAACCCGGCTACCGAGGAATCCGTAGGCACTGTCAGCATGGGCGGAAAGGCCGATGCAGACCGCGCCGTCATGGCCGCACGCCGCGCCTTCGATGCCTACAGCCAGACCACGCTGCAGTACCGCACCGAGATGTTGCAAAAGCTGCAAGCCGTGTTCGAGCGCCGCTACACGGAGATGGCACAGGCCATCAGCACCGAGATGGGCGCACCCTGGAGCCTGGCCTATGACTCGCAGGCTGAATGCGGCCCCGGCCACATCAAGGCAACGCTGGAAGCCGCCAAGGACTTCCCCTTTGAAGTGAAGAGCGGCCAGGGCGATCTGAGCCTGGAGCCCATAGGCGTGTGCGTGCTCATCACGCCCTGGAACTGGCCCATGAACCAGGTGGTGGCCAAGTTGGCGCCTGCCCTGCTGGCGGGCTGCACCGTGGTGCTCAAGCCCAGCGAATTTGCGCCGCTCTCGGCCAAGCTAGTGGCCGAGTATGTGCATGAGGTGGGCTACCCCGCAGGTGTGTTCAACATGGTCTATGGCGACGGCCCGGTGGTAGGCGCTGCGCTCAGTGCCCACCCGGAAGTGGACATGGTGAGCTTTACCGGCTCCACCGGCGCCGGCGTGGCAGTGGCCAAGGCTGCAGCCGACACCGTCAAGCGCGTGGTGCAGGAGCTGGGCGGCAAGTCGCCCAACATCATTTTTGCCGACAGCGATGTGGATGCATCCGTTGCACGAGGCGTGAAGCGCTGCTTCAACAACACCGGCCAGAGCTGCAATGCGCCCACACGCATGCTGGTGGAGAAATCGGTGTACCAGCAGGCCGTGGCTGCCGCTGTCAAGGCCGGTGCGCAAGTGCAAGTCATACAGCCCACAGAAAAAGGCAGCGGCGTGGGCCCGCTGGCCATGAAACGCCAGTTCGAGACGGTGAACCGTTTTATCGACATCGGCATGCATTGCGGCGCTCGCCTGGTACTGGGCGGGCCAGGACGGCCTGAGGGGTTCGACAAAGGCTACTTCGTCAAGCCCACCATCTTTGCCGACGTGACCAACGACATGCCGATTGCGCGCCAGGAGATCTTCGGCCCGGTGCTGTGCATGATCCCGTTTGAAGACGAGGAAGACGCCATCCGCATCGCCAACGACACGCCCTACGGGCTGGCCGCTTACCTGTCCACCAACGACAAGGCGCGCGCACGCCGCGTGGCCAAACGCCTGCGCGCAGGCAACGTGTCGGTCAACGCATCGGGCAACGAATACTGCAACCCCTTCGGTGGCTACAAGCAGTCGGGCAATGGCCGCGAGTGGGGCCGCTTCGGCCTGCACGAGTTCATGGAATACAAGATCGTCAACGGGCTCTGA
- a CDS encoding sarcosine oxidase subunit delta — protein sequence MLRIHCPYCGVRDHEEFSYFGDATKTYPGLEAENHDGWVDAVYTRNNPKGEHYEFWQHTLACRRWLVVKRNTITHDILAVMPARERPLGATQPAPCTSPAATQGAKA from the coding sequence ATGCTAAGAATCCACTGCCCCTACTGCGGCGTACGCGACCACGAAGAGTTCAGCTACTTTGGCGATGCCACCAAGACCTACCCCGGCCTGGAAGCCGAAAACCACGACGGCTGGGTCGACGCGGTCTACACCCGCAACAACCCCAAAGGCGAACACTATGAATTCTGGCAACACACCCTGGCCTGCCGCCGCTGGCTGGTGGTGAAGCGCAACACCATCACACACGACATCCTCGCCGTGATGCCCGCACGCGAGCGCCCCTTGGGCGCTACCCAGCCCGCGCCATGCACCAGCCCGGCAGCAACGCAAGGAGCCAAGGCATGA
- a CDS encoding transporter substrate-binding domain-containing protein — protein MTCTKTVRWNADSPYSYLGKDGEVQGIYADLMRETLRRMNCKAVFVEMPWARALFELEGGKLDVLPGAFKTEERERFALFSRPVNRSPNVLFVGVAAARSFRLKQLADILGTDFRLGVQIKVSYGEEYDRLIADPRFPKRTELGQRSLGWQMIDSNRIDGMIADESTALIEIASQGLENRIVKSAVVVSDKPSYIAFSKQSTNADFVARFDQAFGTMLKDGSYKSTVERYIPCTVSVEKMGCK, from the coding sequence TTGACGTGCACGAAAACCGTGCGCTGGAATGCCGACAGCCCCTATTCCTACCTGGGCAAGGACGGCGAAGTTCAGGGCATTTATGCGGATCTGATGCGCGAGACCTTGCGCAGAATGAACTGCAAGGCCGTCTTTGTGGAAATGCCCTGGGCCAGAGCGCTTTTTGAACTGGAGGGCGGCAAGCTGGACGTTCTGCCCGGCGCCTTCAAGACCGAAGAGCGCGAACGCTTCGCCTTGTTTTCCCGGCCGGTGAACCGATCACCCAACGTACTGTTCGTTGGCGTGGCGGCGGCGCGCTCCTTCCGTCTGAAACAGCTGGCGGACATCCTTGGTACGGATTTCCGGCTCGGCGTCCAGATCAAGGTGTCCTATGGCGAGGAATATGACCGGCTGATTGCCGATCCGCGCTTTCCCAAGCGCACTGAACTGGGCCAACGCTCTCTGGGCTGGCAAATGATAGACAGCAACCGCATAGACGGCATGATCGCTGATGAGTCCACGGCACTGATCGAAATCGCCAGCCAAGGACTGGAAAATCGCATCGTCAAGTCGGCGGTTGTCGTATCCGACAAGCCCTCTTATATCGCCTTCAGCAAGCAGTCCACCAATGCCGACTTTGTCGCGCGCTTCGATCAGGCCTTTGGAACCATGCTCAAGGATGGCAGCTACAAGAGTACCGTTGAGCGCTACATCCCGTGCACGGTTTCTGTTGAAAAAATGGGCTGCAAATAA
- a CDS encoding PLP-dependent aminotransferase family protein: protein MSIENLISKACLQDTGKPRYLALADELAQFIQNGQLPTGERLPPQRRLAQRLGVTAGTVSHAYEILEQRGMATARVGDGTYVRSPEQAGTPQNAANRAPVDLAHNVAIPTDDGRALAATLQRVAADPQVLRQVLSYQPEAGHARHRQSGAEWLRRFGLGGDASRVMVTHGAQHGLSCVLRALAHPGDVVFTETLSYPGLQALARLMRLQLVGVEMDEEGMLPQALEHAARNITGKLVYCSPSLHNPTNSTMSLQRRQAIAKVVQKHNLLLIEDCVHAASQAAPLPAVSTLLPDQSFVLSSFSKVAGPGLRVGYVEAAPQWLSKLAAAMRADCWMTAPLLPEIASQWIDSGVMEQLIVAQRASMTERRDVAMALLQGMDCRADAESPLIWMPLPEPWRVGQFAAALRQAGVLIRTADHFAVGRAVTPHAVRISLNAARSTAEIEAGMRRILSILHSTPTTQMEP, encoded by the coding sequence TTGTCCATCGAGAACCTGATTTCCAAGGCCTGCCTGCAAGACACCGGCAAGCCGCGCTACCTGGCCCTTGCCGACGAGTTGGCCCAATTCATACAGAACGGCCAATTGCCTACCGGTGAGCGCTTGCCGCCCCAGCGTCGGCTGGCGCAGCGCCTGGGCGTGACGGCGGGCACGGTCAGCCACGCCTACGAAATCCTGGAGCAGCGCGGCATGGCCACGGCCCGGGTGGGCGACGGAACCTATGTTCGCTCCCCGGAGCAGGCCGGTACGCCGCAGAACGCTGCCAATCGCGCCCCCGTGGATCTGGCCCACAACGTGGCCATTCCCACCGATGACGGGCGCGCGCTGGCCGCAACCCTGCAACGCGTTGCAGCCGATCCGCAGGTCCTGCGCCAGGTGTTGAGCTACCAGCCCGAAGCGGGTCATGCGCGCCACCGCCAGTCGGGCGCCGAGTGGTTGCGGCGCTTCGGCCTGGGCGGTGATGCCAGCCGGGTCATGGTCACCCATGGCGCGCAGCACGGGCTGTCCTGCGTGTTGCGTGCGCTGGCCCATCCAGGGGATGTTGTCTTTACCGAGACGCTGAGTTATCCCGGGCTGCAGGCACTGGCGCGGCTGATGCGCCTGCAACTGGTGGGTGTAGAAATGGACGAGGAGGGCATGCTGCCGCAGGCGCTGGAACACGCGGCACGCAACATCACCGGCAAGCTGGTGTATTGCTCACCCAGCCTGCACAACCCTACCAACAGCACCATGTCCTTGCAGCGCCGCCAAGCGATTGCCAAGGTGGTGCAAAAGCACAACCTGTTGCTGATCGAGGACTGTGTGCATGCCGCCTCCCAGGCTGCACCGCTACCGGCGGTCTCCACGCTGTTGCCGGACCAGTCCTTTGTGTTGAGCAGTTTTTCCAAGGTGGCGGGGCCGGGGTTGCGCGTGGGCTATGTCGAGGCGGCGCCCCAGTGGCTGAGCAAGCTGGCCGCCGCCATGCGTGCGGATTGCTGGATGACAGCCCCGCTGCTGCCGGAGATCGCGTCGCAATGGATAGACAGCGGTGTGATGGAGCAGCTCATCGTGGCCCAGCGTGCCAGCATGACTGAGCGCCGGGACGTGGCGATGGCTCTGCTCCAGGGCATGGACTGCCGTGCCGATGCCGAGTCACCCCTGATCTGGATGCCCTTGCCCGAGCCGTGGCGTGTGGGCCAGTTTGCTGCCGCGCTACGCCAGGCTGGGGTGCTGATACGCACAGCAGATCATTTCGCGGTGGGCAGGGCGGTGACCCCCCATGCCGTGCGCATCAGCCTGAATGCGGCTCGCTCGACTGCGGAAATCGAGGCGGGCATGCGCAGGATTTTGTCTATATTGCATAGCACGCCCACTACACAAATGGAGCCCTAG